The window TCATCTGGACGTTACTGTTTATAAATGCTCTCATCGGGAGATTACTATTATTAGCCTTATGGTTCTTCGTCGCTTTCTTCTTCCCTTCCCCTTCATCACTGCTGCTGCTGCTACTCTGAACTCGCCGTCCCTTCTCTCCCGTGCCGTGAAAACCCCTAGAGGAATGTCGTCCCGCTCCTCCGGTTTTGTTGCCTGAAGGAGAACGTAGGATCTCCATTACAGCACCTTTATTTTCACCTGCAATGGTGATGACTCGAGAGCGCATTATGTTTTCGGATTCGGAATAAGATGGCTGACGTGGAGTCTTCTTGGTGTTGTTGCCTTGATGATTATGGTTAGGGTTATGGTTATGGTGGTTTGGTTCTTGGAGTTGGTTTGTTTTCTCGGCTGTGACAATGTTTTTCTGAGTTGTTTCACGTTCGGAATGTAACTGAGGAGGTGGGAGAGTGTAAGGAGAGAGTGCTCTCGGTGATGGCGCTTTTCGAGAAGTCTCTGATTCAGGTTTTACTACTGACCGAGTCGAATGAGCTGGACTCGGTGGTGAAGTTGGCTTTCGCGGTGGTAAAGCTTCTTGAACCTCCTTGAGAGTTGGTGGCGGCGGCGTGTATGACCACCTaggcggtggtggtggcggcGATGGAGACGCAGCCTTTGGTGGGGTCGGTGGTGACATGTGGCGGCTCGGCGGTGAATGATATGGAGAGCGCTCTTGAGGAGGTGGAGGTGTTCGCTGACGTGGAAGGGAAGTTCGCTGACGTGGAGGTGTTCGCTGACGTGGAGGTGAAGGAGGTGTTTGCTGACGTGGAGGTGAAGGAGGTGTTTGCTGACGTGGAGGGGGAGGACGCTGACGTGGAGGAGAAGGAGGTTGTTGCTGACGTGGAGGTGACGGTTGTCTTGCCGGCGTTCTGACTACGACCGGACGGCGAGTGGTTTGTCGGGGTTGAGGAGGTGGAGGTGGGTCGCTTGAGGCTTGTGATGTAGGCCTAGCGATGCTAGAGAGACGGAACCATGGACGAACGTTAGACATTatcttataaattttgaaatggaAGATGTTATTAGAGTGAAAACACGATGGAACGATTCATATTATGTAACCagaaacttatatatatatatacaagtttgttgaagaaaaaggaaacacgagaaacatgaaaagaaaaaaagcaaaTGGAGAAGAAAGGTATCAGATCCATGCAATAAGATTTCCAGCTTGCAAAAACCACATTTTTACGACTAGTATCAATCGTTAAGTTTCATTATCAAGCTTTTcctataaattgttttttcacCGTTAATAAGTTTTTAATTTAGATTCTATCTTCTTTCCTATGTCCGGAAAAAAATATGGTCTGCATGTAGTCGCCGACACAAAAGACGACTAAATCTGCATGCAGAACAAAatctttacaatatatagtaccTTTGCACatgaaaaaacaatgcatatgTTTAAACCATAAAGTTTTTTTAGAACCATGGACTTTAATTAACACTTGAGGAGAGTCGTGCTTCTCCACGTGTGAGACACGTTTATTCCCATAATCTCCTCTTTTTCGATTTGACGGCTAATTAATCATGTTAAATGTACCAACCCTTGTATACCTTTTATACGAACGGtggaatattattttatttatgttcatttttgggcaatcccttatatattaaaagagatgCATTGTATTTAATGCTTTCACACTACATTTGCTACGTGTCGCTTAAATAAACCTTCTCACAATTTATTTCCTTATTTACTTCAATTATAAAACAGACGAGATATGTTAAAACTAGAAAGATTAGTATCGCGTGAGACAAGTTGGGAGGCAAGTGAATTGGCTTGAGGGTCGATGTCAAAGTTCTCGAACGTCGTATTTGGGAGGTGGGACATATCTAAGATGATGGATGTGAAGGGCAACACACCGGAGGCCACAAACACGATCTTGGTTGGGACATGGCTCGTGTGTAGCATGAGGAGATCAAACTCGACCTTGCTCAGTTTGAGGTAGTTAGTGTAGTAAGGGCAGAGATCTAAATGGTGAAGTGGGTTTTCTTCGAGAGATCCGAAGACCGTAGAGTAGTGTTGCTCTGAATACCCTATATCTTCACTACGTAGGTTGATGAGATTGGTTCTGATGTTTTGGACTTTTGGGCACAACTTTTCAACTTCGAT is drawn from Brassica rapa cultivar Chiifu-401-42 chromosome A05, CAAS_Brap_v3.01, whole genome shotgun sequence and contains these coding sequences:
- the LOC103866448 gene encoding serine/arginine repetitive matrix protein 1, with product MSNVRPWFRLSSIARPTSQASSDPPPPPQPRQTTRRPVVVRTPARQPSPPRQQQPPSPPRQRPPPPRQQTPPSPPRQQTPPSPPRQRTPPRQRTSLPRQRTPPPPQERSPYHSPPSRHMSPPTPPKAASPSPPPPPPRWSYTPPPPTLKEVQEALPPRKPTSPPSPAHSTRSVVKPESETSRKAPSPRALSPYTLPPPQLHSERETTQKNIVTAEKTNQLQEPNHHNHNPNHNHQGNNTKKTPRQPSYSESENIMRSRVITIAGENKGAVMEILRSPSGNKTGGAGRHSSRGFHGTGEKGRRVQSSSSSSDEGEGKKKATKNHKANNSNLPMRAFINSNVQMINNSIVYNSTATHHDPGVHLKISRKPGSDNGFHVKDYTYGKNGGGYTN
- the LOC103867728 gene encoding nicotianamine synthase 1-like, which translates into the protein MACQKAHFEMQILDLSNKISNLKSLKPSTYIDNLFQQLMSTCLPTDTNIEVEKLCPKVQNIRTNLINLRSEDIGYSEQHYSTVFGSLEENPLHHLDLCPYYTNYLKLSKVEFDLLMLHTSHVPTKIVFVASGVLPFTSIILDMSHLPNTTFENFDIDPQANSLASQLVSRDTNLSSFNISRLFYN